One segment of Patulibacter sp. SYSU D01012 DNA contains the following:
- a CDS encoding glycosyltransferase, giving the protein MRATLVTFGSRGDAEPFRALAARMAADGHAVRLVSHAPFVADPPPGVEPRPVRGRSVRELMDAPEGRALVAGVRNPLRAVRRLATFLEPELRLLYADTAAGVAGADVVVCSPATFPALHAAEAAGVPVVQAQLQPLVPTGAFPAPVAWARWFLSWAQNSAL; this is encoded by the coding sequence GTGCGCGCCACGTTGGTGACGTTCGGCTCGCGCGGCGACGCGGAGCCGTTCCGGGCGCTCGCCGCGCGGATGGCGGCGGACGGGCACGCGGTGCGGCTGGTCTCGCACGCGCCGTTCGTCGCCGATCCGCCGCCGGGGGTCGAGCCTCGCCCGGTCCGGGGGCGCAGCGTGCGCGAGCTGATGGACGCGCCCGAGGGGCGGGCGCTGGTCGCCGGGGTCCGCAACCCGCTGCGGGCGGTCCGCCGGCTGGCGACGTTCCTGGAGCCCGAGCTGCGGCTGCTGTACGCGGACACCGCGGCCGGGGTGGCGGGCGCGGACGTCGTGGTCTGCTCGCCGGCGACGTTCCCCGCCCTCCACGCCGCCGAGGCCGCCGGCGTGCCGGTGGTCCAGGCCCAGCTGCAGCCGCTGGTCCCCACCGGCGCGTTCCCCGCGCCCGTCGCGTGGGCACGCTGGTTCCTTTCGTGGGCGCAGAATTCGGCGCTATGA
- a CDS encoding P-loop NTPase fold protein — MSARDETYTIGDAPIGAVEDDRLDRDRLAEALARQVLSARREDGFVLGIDGAWGSGKTSLLALLKEHLGADDLAIDFNPWLYADKDELVMRFLAQVRAQLPDDGKDDEGGRYRAAKKALGRFQGAMAPLTGLAALHPAFLVAGVAAAIADKAKAGAQTGKEGVVPATPDLSAEEARDAVKEALLGLPGRLVVFIDDVDRLAAQEVAEMMRVIKLVGDFPNVSYVVAFDRGHVERALTEVHGGSGSAFLEKVIQATHEVPYLPSDRLAALLREDLAAALGGAEHASPLTSPRWPLVEANIIAPLLTTVRDVRRLSNVLPVSLALTGADVDAVDVTALEAVRLAEPNLHKLLVEAAPTLTRATTETYKSLASQASQDHDRDVVGRFVLGASAPNRKVARRVVLHLFPGAASYLEGEPVVTLAPDEWLAERRVASLSALLTYLSKAVGQDSVGAALTDEATQLLSRPDEFDALTARLSESQLWELMRRIRFKRDELDSKRMPFVLAALSNVQLRVPYDGRGSTDPFLGGLVLPIVHDLLARATDIYDDEQASMAYAAATSLSAKYRFIQLCTARSADLGDRPLLSERAVAAIRAQHQQELLAASATTLAQEQAFYELVELLVLDHDAGRPRLAVLMESGDFLRRILKGYVGTERWKDDLGWHKRLGDDNLETLADIVGKDAFERVVRGAHTRHEHRDWGPLDTERLQRALALAANGATDPNTGPETSTPPSQPDDEDE, encoded by the coding sequence ATGAGCGCCCGAGACGAGACGTACACCATCGGAGACGCGCCGATTGGCGCCGTGGAGGACGACCGTCTTGACCGCGACCGACTCGCGGAGGCCTTGGCGCGTCAGGTCCTCAGCGCGCGTCGTGAAGATGGGTTCGTGCTGGGCATCGATGGCGCGTGGGGCAGCGGCAAGACATCCCTGCTGGCGCTGCTCAAAGAGCACTTGGGAGCGGACGACCTGGCCATCGACTTCAACCCGTGGCTATATGCGGATAAGGACGAACTCGTGATGCGGTTCCTCGCTCAGGTTCGCGCACAACTTCCGGACGATGGGAAGGACGACGAAGGCGGTCGGTACAGAGCGGCCAAGAAGGCCCTCGGCCGCTTCCAGGGAGCGATGGCGCCCCTGACCGGTCTAGCCGCGCTACACCCGGCCTTCCTCGTCGCCGGTGTAGCCGCTGCCATCGCCGACAAGGCTAAGGCGGGCGCCCAGACCGGAAAGGAAGGGGTGGTCCCAGCTACGCCCGACCTGTCTGCTGAAGAAGCCCGGGATGCCGTCAAAGAGGCGCTTTTGGGGTTGCCAGGGCGGCTCGTCGTCTTCATCGACGACGTTGACCGGCTGGCCGCCCAGGAGGTGGCCGAGATGATGCGAGTCATCAAACTTGTCGGCGACTTCCCCAACGTCAGCTACGTGGTGGCGTTCGACCGCGGACATGTCGAGCGTGCTCTGACCGAGGTCCATGGCGGTTCCGGAAGCGCGTTCCTCGAAAAGGTCATACAGGCGACCCACGAAGTCCCGTACCTACCGTCCGACCGGCTCGCAGCGCTCCTTCGCGAGGACCTGGCAGCAGCCCTTGGAGGCGCGGAACACGCGTCCCCTTTGACGTCACCGCGATGGCCGCTCGTCGAGGCGAACATCATCGCGCCCCTCTTGACTACCGTTCGCGACGTCCGCCGACTGTCCAACGTGCTCCCCGTTTCTCTCGCGCTCACTGGGGCTGACGTCGACGCCGTCGACGTCACCGCGCTCGAAGCCGTCCGGCTCGCCGAGCCCAACCTCCACAAGCTGCTCGTCGAGGCCGCACCGACCCTCACAAGAGCAACCACCGAGACCTACAAGTCCTTGGCGAGTCAGGCCTCTCAGGACCATGACCGCGACGTCGTGGGCCGCTTCGTCCTCGGGGCATCGGCGCCGAACCGCAAGGTCGCACGACGCGTCGTGCTGCACCTGTTCCCGGGGGCAGCGTCCTACCTTGAAGGCGAGCCTGTCGTAACCCTCGCCCCCGATGAGTGGCTTGCCGAGCGCCGTGTCGCGTCTCTGTCGGCCCTCCTGACATACCTGAGTAAGGCCGTCGGTCAGGATTCGGTAGGCGCAGCCTTGACCGACGAAGCGACGCAGCTCCTCAGCAGGCCGGACGAGTTTGACGCCTTGACGGCCCGGCTGTCCGAATCGCAGCTATGGGAACTCATGCGACGGATTCGTTTCAAGCGTGACGAACTGGACAGCAAGCGCATGCCGTTCGTACTGGCGGCCCTGAGCAACGTCCAGCTTCGCGTGCCGTATGACGGTCGCGGCTCTACGGACCCGTTCCTCGGAGGACTTGTGCTCCCAATCGTGCACGACCTCCTCGCGCGGGCTACGGACATCTACGACGATGAGCAGGCCTCGATGGCCTACGCCGCCGCAACGAGCCTCAGCGCGAAGTACCGCTTCATTCAGCTGTGCACCGCTCGAAGCGCGGACCTCGGCGATAGGCCGCTCCTGTCGGAACGCGCAGTCGCTGCCATCAGGGCTCAGCACCAGCAGGAGTTGCTCGCAGCCTCGGCGACAACGCTCGCCCAGGAGCAGGCGTTCTACGAGCTGGTCGAACTGCTCGTTCTCGACCACGACGCCGGACGACCCCGGCTGGCCGTCCTGATGGAGAGCGGCGACTTCCTGCGCCGCATTCTTAAGGGCTACGTCGGCACCGAGCGGTGGAAAGACGACCTCGGGTGGCACAAACGGCTAGGGGACGACAACCTCGAAACGCTGGCCGACATCGTCGGCAAAGACGCCTTCGAACGAGTCGTGCGAGGAGCACACACGCGACACGAACACCGCGACTGGGGGCCCCTCGACACCGAACGACTCCAACGAGCGCTGGCGCTCGCCGCCAACGGGGCCACCGACCCGAACACGGGACCGGAAACGTCGACGCCACCGTCCCAACCCGATGACGAGGACGAATAA